In Antechinus flavipes isolate AdamAnt ecotype Samford, QLD, Australia chromosome 3, AdamAnt_v2, whole genome shotgun sequence, a genomic segment contains:
- the LOC127556626 gene encoding zinc finger protein 883-like — translation MRESSKKRFTKDALWYTKFEETWNCDIGLAKQKGSIERQYWEREYWQSTVTHRKPFNELNVHDFGRKFNLVSGLPQQTVLMRKSFHKYTVEKNFERFSELSKYSKHSLEKALSKYSKCRKPFSYHSDLIQYHRIHLGEIPCKCNECGKTFSNNSCLTVHQRIHTGEKPYKCNECGKTFSQKGNLNTHRIIHTGLKPFKCHQCEKAFGNNSSLILHQRIHTGEKPFECNVCGKAFSQRGYLKQHVQVHTGEKPFECDECRKAFINNYHLTRHQIIHTREKPYVCNKCGNAFSQQEYLKKHKRIHTGEKPFECNECGKAFCDNHQLTRPQSIHTRERPYICKKCGQAFRNRSHLSEHQRNHAQGKPYKCNECGKDFRHSSSLVQHQRIHTGEKPFQCNECEKAFSQRGDLNKHRKIHTGEKPFQCHECGKAFSQRKYLTEHQEIHSQEKSYKCNECGKAFSQKKYLTEHQGIHSREKPFRCNECGRNFSQRKFFINHQRILHPQETPRQCSECGEVFSNIASFIDHQRTHIGEKPFRCNECGKAFSNNYRLNQHQRIHTGEKSYVCNECGKAFIQRRDLTKHQRIHTGEKPFQCSECGKAFNRSGNFKQHQRIHTGEKPFECDECGKTFRQRQNFTTHKKTHTGEKPSEI, via the coding sequence ATGAGAGAGTCATCCAAGAAGAGATTCACAAAAGATGCTCTCTGGTATACAAAGTTTGAAGAAACTTGGAATTGTGATATCGGGTTAGCCAAACAGAAAGGCAGTATAGAGAGACAATATTGGGAGAGAGAGTATTGGCAATCAACAGTCACTCATAGAAAACCTTTTAATGAGTTGAATGTTCATGACTTTGGAAGGAAGTTCAATCTTGTGTCAGGTCTTCCACAGCAGACAGTTCTAATGAGAAAAAGTTTCCATAAATAtacagttgaaaaaaattttgagcGTTTTTCAGAACTAAGTAAATATAGTAAACATTCTTTGGAAAAAGCACTTTCTAAGTATAGTAAGTGCAGAAAGCCCTTCAGTTACCATTCAGACCTCATTCAATATCATAGGATACATTTGGGAGAGATACCCtgtaaatgtaatgaatgtgggaaaaccttTAGCAACAACTCATGCTTAACTgtacatcaaagaattcatactggggagaaaccctataagtgtaatgaatgtgggaaaacttttaGCCAGAAAGGGAACCTTAATACACATAGGATAATTCATACTGGACTGAAACCTTTTAAGTGTCATCAGTGTGAGAAAGCCTTTGGCAACAATTCATCCCTTATTCTTCATCAAAGGATTCATACTGGTGAGAAGCCCTTTGAATGTAATgtatgtggaaaagcttttagcCAGAGAGGATATCTTAAGCAACATGTTCAagtccacactggagagaagcccttTGAATGTGATGAATGTAGAAAAGCTTTCATCAATAATTACCACCTGACTCGACACCAAATCATTCATACTCGAGAGAAGCCTTATGTATGTAATAAATGTGGCAATGCCTTCAGCCAGCAAGAGTACCTTAAGAAACAtaagagaatccacactggggagaagCCCTTTGAATGTAACGAATGTGGTAAAGCCTTCTGTGACAATCACCAACTAACTCGACCCCAAAGCATTCATACTCGAGAGCGGCCTTATATATGTAAGAAATGTGGACAAGCTTTCAGAAACCGTTCCCACCTTAGTGAGCATCAGAGAAATCATGCTCAAGggaaaccctataaatgtaacGAATGTGGCAAAGACTTCAGGCACAGCTCATCTCTTGTACAACATCAgaggattcatactggagagaaaccatttcAGTGTAATGAATGTGAGAAAGCTTTCAGCCAGAGGGGAGATCTGAATAAACACAGGAAAATtcatacaggagagaaaccttttcAGTGTCacgaatgtgggaaagcttttagTCAGAGAAAGTATCTGACTGAACACCAGGAAATTCATTCCCAAGAGAAatcctataaatgtaatgaatgtgggaaagctttcagcCAGAAGAAGTATCTTACTGAACATCAAGGAATTCATTCACGAGAAAAACCTTTTagatgtaatgaatgtgggaggAATTTCAGCCAAAGGAAATTCTTTATTAACCATCAGAGAATTCTTCATCCTCAAGAAACACCCCGTCAATGCAGTGAATGTGGAGAAGTCTTCAGCAACATTGCATCCTTTATTGATCATCAGAGAACTCATATTGGAGAGAAACCCTTTCGatgcaatgaatgtggaaaagccttcagcaACAATTACCGCCTTAAtcaacatcaaagaattcatactggagagaaatcttatgtatgtaatgaatgtgggaaggctttcATTCAGAGAAGAGACCTGACtaagcatcagagaattcatactggagagaaaccttttcagtgtagtgaatgtggaaaagctttcaacCGTAGTGGAAACTTTAAgcaacatcagagaattcatactggagagaaacctttcgaatgtgatgaatgtggaaaGACCTTCAGGCAGAGGCAAAACTTCACTACACACAAAAAAACTCATACTGGTGAAAAACCTAGTGAGATATAA